The following are encoded in a window of Vespula pensylvanica isolate Volc-1 chromosome 2, ASM1446617v1, whole genome shotgun sequence genomic DNA:
- the LOC122627105 gene encoding probable inactive tRNA-specific adenosine deaminase-like protein 3 has translation MSNASARSSKESRTESVARSWTPKPVLDPEITKDLPLIDAYVGILKEKKDISKAIEAISIVLPGFDHLKRCSSNKILLAPVKSFDTNDDVPVQERLKIFLEEKSFDLSLLEDDLRVVKVPGRNARSKAQAARASKIWPLKFHPDPFLEAIVDGSIFNEDQLRGIDKYMTVAVTAAKLEAVGDSNCNGSAVIVDPEDGGKVLAIAASKMDRHPMWHASMLAVDLVAKLHGGGAWNLCEEGGVGPSRVSDRNFEGRMKTIKRKYEEEAPLCYPRTLSKIEIPSVGSLEAKWKLQGRRNNGPKRADAIAEPSTGEKRGPYLCTGCWVFLLKEPCPMCAMALLHSRAARIFYGTSNERTGVLGSNGILHAVPGLNHRYRVWSGILEGICEEVSNEIQRRNVESP, from the coding sequence atgtcgaaTGCCTCGGCAAGGAGTAGCAAGGAGAGCAGAACGGAATCGGTCGCGAGAAGCTGGACGCCTAAGCCCGTTCTAGATCcagaaataacgaaagatcTTCCCTTGATCGACGCTTACGTGGGCATTctgaaggagaagaaggacaTATCCAAGGCGATCGAAGCcatatcgatcgttttgcCGGGTTTCGATCACTTGAAACGTTGCTCGTCCAATAAGATCCTCCTGGCACCCGTGAAATCTTTCGATACGAACGACGACGTGCCGGTCCAGGAACGACTAAAGATCTTTCTCGAGGAGAaatctttcgatctctctctcttggaaGACGATTTGCGCGTCGTCAAAGTTCCAGGAAGAAACGCGAGGTCGAAGGCGCAGGCGGCTCGTGCGTCGAAGATTTGGCCGTTAAAGTTTCATCCCGATCCTTTCCTCGAGGCGATCGTCGACGGGTCGATTTTCAACGAGGATCAACTACGAGGAATCGATAAGTACATGACGGTCGCCGTAACAGCGGCTAAATTGGAGGCTGTCGGGGATTCCAATTGCAACGGCAGCGCCGTCATCGTCGATCCCGAGGACGGCGGTAAGGTCCTCGCGATCGCCGCTTCGAAAATGGACCGACATCCGATGTGGCACGCGTCGATGTTGGCCGTCGACCTGGTCGCCAAATTACACGGCGGGGGTGCTTGGAACTTGTGCGAGGAAGGAGGTGTCGGGCCCTCTCGAGTTAGCGACCGGAACTTcgaaggaagaatgaaaactatcaaaagaaaatacgaggaGGAGGCGCCGCTTTGTTATCCGAGGACGTTGTCCAAGATAGAAATTCCTTCGGTGGGATCCCTCGAAGCTAAATGGAAGTTACAAGGTCGGCGAAATAACGGTCCTAAAAGAGCTGACGCGATCGCGGAGCCAAGTACGGGCGAAAAACGTGGTCCGTACTTGTGTACCGGCTGTTGGGTCTTCTTGCTGAAGGAACCGTGTCCGATGTGCGCCATGGCCCTCCTTCATTCGAGAGCAGCGAGAATATTTTACGGCACGTCGAACGAGAGGACCGGTGTTCTAGGATCCAATGGGATCTTGCACGCGGTTCCGGGACTGAATCATCGTTATCGCGTTTGGAGTGGAATATTGGAAGGAATCTGCGAGGAGGTCTCCAACGAAATTCAACGAAGGAACGTCGAGAGCCCGTGA